A stretch of the Pedobacter sp. MC2016-14 genome encodes the following:
- a CDS encoding anhydro-N-acetylmuramic acid kinase, producing MNQQLNKLTELSVAPARVIVGLMSGTSLDGLDVALCRFLGAGTETKIELLNFKTISYTAEFKEELKSVSFKSSVDLQKVTLLNAYIGSYHASLILQCLSEWEFPAANVDLIASHGQTIFHAPASLHRLPEYPNATLQIGDGDHIAVKTGIITLSDFRQKHIAAGGEGAPLAVYGDFLMFCSPVENRILLNIGGIANFTFLPAGHKAELVFSTDVGPGNTLMDQFVQLHYPGKHYDENAAIANTGKVNDDLLNALLNDDFFALGFPKTTGPELFSLSYLDAARERSATTGLHNEDVLATLCEFTAVTISDAIKRSMNGLDAFEIYMSGGGMHNPLLVHKLSKLLGKELKDTNALAINPDAKEAVLFAVLANECVSGGQLSFGSRPGLPTVLMGKISLPA from the coding sequence ATGAATCAGCAGCTGAATAAGCTAACAGAACTTTCGGTAGCCCCTGCCAGGGTGATCGTAGGGTTAATGTCTGGTACATCGCTTGATGGGTTGGATGTTGCCCTGTGCAGGTTTTTAGGTGCTGGTACAGAAACTAAAATTGAATTATTAAACTTTAAAACCATAAGTTATACCGCTGAATTTAAAGAAGAGCTAAAATCCGTTTCTTTTAAATCGTCGGTTGACCTTCAGAAAGTAACGCTGCTCAACGCCTATATAGGAAGCTATCACGCCTCGTTGATCTTACAGTGTTTATCAGAATGGGAATTTCCTGCTGCCAATGTAGACCTGATTGCCAGTCATGGCCAAACGATATTCCATGCACCTGCTTCTCTACATCGGTTACCAGAATATCCGAATGCCACCCTTCAAATTGGAGATGGCGATCATATAGCCGTTAAAACAGGCATCATTACCTTAAGTGATTTCAGACAGAAACACATTGCCGCGGGTGGCGAGGGGGCACCTTTGGCAGTATATGGCGATTTCCTGATGTTTTGTAGCCCCGTTGAAAACAGGATATTACTAAATATAGGCGGTATTGCCAATTTTACCTTTTTACCTGCGGGTCATAAGGCTGAGCTTGTTTTTTCTACAGATGTTGGTCCGGGAAATACCCTAATGGATCAGTTTGTACAGCTTCATTACCCTGGCAAGCATTACGATGAAAATGCAGCAATTGCGAATACCGGAAAAGTAAATGATGATTTGCTCAATGCCTTATTGAATGATGATTTCTTTGCACTGGGTTTCCCCAAAACCACCGGACCGGAATTGTTCAGTCTGAGTTATCTGGATGCTGCAAGAGAAAGGTCTGCCACTACTGGGTTGCATAATGAAGATGTCCTTGCTACACTATGCGAATTTACTGCGGTTACCATTTCAGATGCCATCAAACGATCAATGAATGGCTTAGATGCCTTTGAAATTTATATGAGTGGCGGGGGTATGCATAACCCACTGCTGGTACATAAACTCAGCAAATTATTGGGTAAGGAATTAAAGGATACCAATGCGCTTGCTATAAACCCAGATGCTAAAGAGGCGGTTTTATTTGCGGTCTTGGCTAATGAATGCGTAAGCGGAGGGCAGCTCAGTTTTGGGAGCCGCCCCGGATTGCCTACAGTATTAATGGGTAAAATTAGCCTTCCGGCTTAA
- a CDS encoding aminopeptidase P family protein: MTHKEKLSEIRKQMQQDNVQAYIIPSADPHISEYLPNHYKCIPFTSGFTGSAGTLVITQDFAGLWTDSRYFEQGEEQLKGSGFTLVKQKVQAYPEYIPWLADRLSAGDTVASDEKLLSLMLGTILTEKLSVKGIEVRSKDYLSPIWENRTPLPTEAAFLIEDDFNGQSVNAKLAAVRESLNTYAAQYHLISSLDDIAWLFNIRGKDVSYNPVTLAFALISQDHANLYINPAKLTAEEKETLLKSGVEVYNYDEIENALSRLPENSSIFIDPKRNCFAYAKLIPASARIVKETNPSTILKAIKNETELSNTRNTMVKDGIAITRFLKWLMENIGKTPITELSAAAKLREYREQQEGFSGDSFTTISAYRAHGALPHYSASEESDAELKPESLYLVDSGGQYFYGTTDITRTLPLGPTTEEEEIDYTLVLKGMIEGCKTRFPKGTCGYQIDAITRNPLWAHGRNYGHGTGHGVGYFLNVHEGPQAFNPTNNPIAMELGMITSIEPGIYRPGKHGIRIENLVNTVTDISTEFNDFYAFETLTLAPIHTGILRKDLLEQSQLDWLNEYHTKVYEKLSPFLKEEEKQWLKNETRAI; this comes from the coding sequence ATGACCCACAAGGAAAAATTAAGCGAAATACGCAAGCAGATGCAACAAGATAATGTTCAAGCTTACATTATCCCTTCTGCCGATCCACACATCAGTGAATATTTGCCAAACCATTATAAGTGTATCCCTTTTACTTCAGGTTTCACGGGTTCTGCCGGAACCTTGGTAATTACCCAGGATTTTGCAGGCCTTTGGACAGATTCCAGGTATTTTGAACAAGGTGAAGAACAATTAAAGGGCAGTGGTTTTACCCTGGTTAAACAAAAGGTACAGGCCTATCCGGAATACATTCCATGGCTGGCAGATAGGTTATCTGCAGGTGATACCGTTGCCAGTGATGAGAAATTACTGTCCCTGATGCTGGGTACAATACTTACCGAAAAACTTTCTGTAAAGGGAATTGAAGTACGCAGTAAAGACTATCTAAGCCCAATTTGGGAAAACCGTACTCCCCTGCCAACTGAAGCTGCTTTTTTGATTGAAGACGATTTTAATGGTCAATCTGTAAATGCTAAACTTGCTGCAGTACGTGAATCACTAAATACCTATGCCGCCCAGTATCACTTAATCTCTTCTCTGGATGACATTGCCTGGTTGTTTAATATCCGGGGTAAAGATGTAAGCTATAACCCGGTTACACTTGCTTTTGCGCTGATTAGCCAGGATCACGCTAATCTATATATCAATCCTGCTAAATTGACTGCAGAAGAGAAAGAAACGCTGCTCAAAAGCGGTGTTGAGGTATACAACTATGATGAGATTGAAAATGCACTTAGCAGGCTTCCGGAAAACAGCAGTATATTTATTGATCCAAAGCGGAACTGTTTTGCCTATGCGAAACTTATACCCGCATCGGCCAGAATAGTTAAGGAAACTAATCCTTCAACAATCTTAAAAGCCATTAAAAACGAGACAGAACTGAGTAATACCCGAAACACGATGGTAAAAGATGGTATTGCCATTACACGGTTTTTGAAATGGTTGATGGAAAATATTGGTAAAACACCAATTACAGAACTCTCTGCTGCTGCAAAATTAAGGGAATACCGGGAACAGCAGGAAGGATTTTCTGGCGACAGTTTTACCACCATCAGTGCCTATAGGGCACACGGGGCATTACCACACTATTCTGCCTCTGAAGAAAGTGATGCAGAACTAAAACCCGAGAGCCTGTACCTTGTAGATTCTGGCGGACAGTACTTCTACGGAACAACTGATATTACCCGCACGCTGCCCCTGGGGCCAACTACAGAGGAGGAAGAAATAGATTATACGCTGGTGCTAAAGGGTATGATTGAGGGTTGTAAAACCCGATTCCCTAAGGGAACCTGTGGCTACCAGATTGACGCAATTACCCGAAACCCGCTATGGGCACATGGACGCAATTACGGTCATGGAACGGGCCACGGTGTAGGTTATTTCTTAAATGTGCATGAAGGGCCACAAGCTTTTAATCCAACCAACAATCCAATTGCCATGGAATTAGGGATGATTACCTCTATTGAACCTGGCATTTACCGCCCTGGCAAACATGGCATCAGGATAGAAAACCTGGTGAATACGGTAACGGATATTAGCACGGAATTTAATGATTTTTATGCTTTTGAGACTTTAACACTTGCACCAATACACACTGGTATTTTACGTAAAGATCTTCTGGAGCAAAGCCAATTAGACTGGCTAAATGAATATCATACTAAAGTGTATGAAAAACTGAGCCCATTTTTAAAGGAAGAAGAGAAACAATGGCTTAAAAATGAAACCAGGGCAATTTAA
- a CDS encoding RNA polymerase sigma-70 factor: MDSHFNEADVLKKIISGDRKAFSSLYQQHLSELYNYIYLFTKSRESSEEIVQDIFVKIWEKKENLQYITSFKPYLFKSAKNLLLDEIRRNAVKAKAINALKPDSEDSNERTDEPLIYKQHMKIAEEAIAMLPEKRRAIFLMRTREELSLDEIAAKLNISKSVVKKQLYAGISFVRQYMHRNEILSFFMLLHIFLNYLQRGSF; the protein is encoded by the coding sequence GTGGATTCCCATTTTAATGAAGCTGATGTACTAAAGAAGATCATTTCTGGCGACAGGAAAGCATTTTCCTCGTTATATCAGCAGCACCTTTCAGAACTGTATAATTATATTTACCTGTTCACCAAATCCAGGGAATCCAGCGAAGAAATTGTTCAGGATATATTCGTTAAAATTTGGGAGAAAAAAGAGAACCTGCAATACATTACCTCTTTTAAGCCTTATTTATTTAAATCTGCTAAAAACCTGCTTTTAGATGAAATCCGCAGAAATGCGGTGAAAGCCAAAGCAATCAATGCGCTGAAACCAGATAGTGAAGACAGTAATGAACGGACTGACGAACCGCTGATCTATAAGCAGCACATGAAAATTGCAGAAGAGGCCATTGCTATGCTTCCTGAAAAGAGGAGGGCGATATTTTTAATGCGTACTAGGGAGGAGCTGTCACTTGATGAAATTGCGGCAAAACTTAACATTTCCAAGTCCGTTGTAAAAAAACAGCTTTATGCCGGGATTAGCTTTGTACGTCAGTATATGCACAGAAATGAGATTTTGTCTTTCTTTATGCTCCTGCACATTTTTTTAAATTATCTTCAAAGGGGTTCTTTTTAG
- a CDS encoding FecR family protein — protein sequence MEEKELSEFLKKFYNNQHNEQEHQLFINWLYNQDAGQVERVMDLYRGMAVEQQMSFDPKLAQKIEARLNSLQGYENTEVQTVKLWPKFRNIVAAACILIVCGVAGKYLLNPAGKNTAADGQLSKIKIVQGGNKAVLALANGQKIILDTAGVGKLTNSGNAVIYKAKDGQIVFDASELKAGTEIAYNTLSTPRGGQYTVKLPDGSTVWLNSESSLKFPSVFSAKQRSVELIGEGYFEISKDKTRPFRVRTSTQDVEVLGTHFNINAYLDEPVVATTLLEGSVKVAQRSSGKTELLRPGQQSRIGASFNILEVDTEPFIDWKEGYFKFSRENIQSIMRKVARWYDVEVIYEGNITHEGFVGTVPRSKDIVEVLNALKLTGVIDYKIEGKKVIITP from the coding sequence ATGGAAGAGAAAGAACTTTCGGAATTTCTTAAGAAATTTTACAACAACCAGCATAACGAGCAAGAGCACCAGTTATTTATCAATTGGCTGTACAATCAGGATGCAGGACAGGTAGAACGTGTAATGGATCTTTACAGGGGAATGGCTGTAGAGCAACAGATGTCCTTCGATCCGAAATTGGCTCAGAAGATTGAAGCCAGGTTAAATAGTTTACAAGGCTATGAAAACACCGAGGTTCAGACGGTAAAGTTATGGCCTAAATTTAGAAATATTGTGGCTGCTGCCTGTATATTAATTGTTTGTGGTGTTGCGGGCAAATATCTTCTTAACCCTGCTGGCAAAAATACCGCCGCTGATGGCCAGCTTTCTAAAATTAAAATTGTCCAGGGTGGAAATAAGGCTGTATTGGCCCTGGCTAATGGACAAAAAATCATACTGGATACCGCGGGGGTTGGAAAACTTACTAATTCTGGGAATGCTGTAATTTATAAAGCAAAAGACGGGCAGATTGTTTTTGATGCTTCAGAACTCAAAGCAGGGACTGAAATTGCCTACAACACTTTATCTACACCTCGTGGGGGGCAGTACACTGTTAAACTGCCCGATGGGAGTACCGTATGGTTAAACTCTGAGTCCTCTTTAAAGTTTCCTTCGGTATTTTCTGCGAAACAGCGATCTGTTGAATTGATTGGAGAAGGATATTTTGAAATTTCTAAAGATAAAACACGACCTTTTAGGGTAAGAACAAGCACCCAGGATGTGGAAGTTTTGGGTACCCATTTCAATATCAATGCTTATTTGGATGAGCCAGTTGTGGCCACCACACTATTAGAGGGCAGTGTAAAGGTAGCCCAGCGCAGTTCTGGAAAAACGGAGTTGTTAAGGCCTGGACAGCAATCCCGGATAGGAGCATCATTTAATATCCTGGAAGTAGATACAGAGCCGTTTATAGACTGGAAAGAGGGCTATTTTAAGTTCTCAAGAGAGAACATTCAGTCCATTATGCGTAAGGTGGCCCGTTGGTATGATGTAGAGGTGATTTATGAAGGAAACATTACTCATGAGGGATTTGTAGGAACCGTACCACGTTCCAAAGATATTGTAGAAGTGCTAAACGCACTAAAACTCACTGGTGTTATCGATTATAAAATAGAAGGCAAAAAAGTAATTATTACTCCCTAA
- a CDS encoding glycoside hydrolase family 88 protein, with translation MNKKITVLSMCFCMLFIVPLYAQKSLYHNAVAQYKSMQKLIPRGQFPRSYVPKTDVFVSSGPEWWCSGFYPGTLLYLYEATKDSAMLLEAERMMKLLEGEQFDTTTHDLGFMMYCSFGNYYRMFPNSKTREILLNSAKSLASRFDPKVGCIRSWNSKPSDFIVIIDNMMNLELLFWATKMSGDSSYYKIAVTHANHTLKNHFRPDYSSYHLVNYNPETGAVKAQITAQGYADASAWARGQAWGLYGYTVMYRETKDKKYLDQARHISSYILNHHNLPKDLIPYWDFNVPDIPNAPRDASAAAVMSSAWFELAKYVEKADAEKYRKAALGIIKKLSSTDYTASNGKNGGFILKHSVGYFPEQRTEVDQPLTYADYYYLEALLRSK, from the coding sequence ATGAATAAAAAAATTACGGTGCTAAGCATGTGCTTTTGCATGCTTTTTATTGTACCCCTGTATGCGCAAAAATCTTTATATCACAATGCTGTCGCCCAATATAAATCTATGCAAAAACTGATTCCTAGAGGTCAGTTTCCAAGATCATACGTGCCTAAAACTGATGTCTTTGTAAGCAGTGGTCCTGAATGGTGGTGCAGTGGTTTCTATCCTGGTACTTTATTGTATTTGTATGAAGCTACTAAAGATTCTGCAATGCTGTTAGAAGCAGAGCGTATGATGAAATTGCTGGAAGGAGAACAGTTTGATACCACTACACACGATCTCGGTTTTATGATGTATTGCAGTTTTGGCAATTACTACCGCATGTTCCCGAACAGTAAAACCAGGGAAATTTTACTGAACAGCGCAAAATCCCTGGCCAGCAGGTTTGATCCAAAGGTGGGCTGCATTAGATCCTGGAATTCTAAACCTTCCGATTTTATTGTGATTATAGACAACATGATGAACCTGGAACTGTTATTTTGGGCCACTAAAATGTCCGGCGATTCCAGTTATTACAAAATTGCGGTAACCCATGCCAACCATACCCTAAAAAATCATTTCAGGCCAGATTATAGTTCATATCATTTGGTAAATTATAACCCGGAAACTGGAGCGGTTAAGGCACAAATTACTGCACAGGGTTATGCTGATGCTTCTGCATGGGCCCGTGGGCAGGCCTGGGGACTGTATGGCTATACGGTAATGTATAGGGAAACGAAGGATAAAAAATACCTTGATCAGGCCAGGCATATCTCGTCCTACATTTTAAATCACCATAACCTGCCAAAAGATCTTATACCCTATTGGGATTTCAACGTACCCGATATTCCAAATGCACCCAGAGATGCATCAGCTGCGGCGGTCATGAGTTCTGCATGGTTTGAACTGGCAAAATATGTTGAAAAAGCAGATGCAGAAAAATACAGGAAGGCAGCTCTAGGCATTATAAAAAAGCTATCCTCCACTGATTATACGGCATCTAACGGAAAAAATGGTGGATTTATTTTA